In Calonectris borealis chromosome 22, bCalBor7.hap1.2, whole genome shotgun sequence, one genomic interval encodes:
- the MED1 gene encoding mediator of RNA polymerase II transcription subunit 1 isoform X3, with protein MKAAPGGAEETEKLNKMSTLLERLHAKYNQNRPWTETMKLVRQVMEKRAVMNSGGHQHLVSCLETLQKALKVSSLPAMTDRLESIARQNGLGSHLSANGTECYITSDMFYVEVQLDPTGLLCDVKVAHHGENPVSCPELVQHLREKNFDEFSKHLRGLVNLYKLPGDNKLKTKMYLALQSLELDLSKMAGMYWQATNANPLDKILHGSVGYLTPRSGGLLMNLKYYVSPYDLFEDGTGAPVILHENNVPRSLGMNVSVTVEGTMAMYKLPIAPLIMGSHPVDSKGTPSFSSITSANSVDLPACFFLKFPRPIPVSRAFIQKLQGCTGIPLFDTPPTFVPLYELITQFELSKEADPLPLNHNMRFYAALPGQQHCYFLNKDAPLPDGRSLQGTLISKIAFQHPGRVPLILNLIRHQVAYNTLIGSCVKRTVLKEDSPGILQFEVCPLSDSCFSVSFQHPVNDSLVCVVMDVQDSTHVNCKLYKGLSDALICTDDFIAKVVQRCMSIPVTMRAIRRKAETIQADTPALSLIAETVEDMVKKNLPPASSPGLLQITGNVGSTIGSSPTPPHHTPPPVSSPASNTKNHPMLMNLLKENPPQDFSTLYGSSPLERQNSSSGSPRMEMGPGGNKQKKKKSRMPADKPKHQTEDDFQRELFSMDVDSQNPIFDVNMTADTLDTPHITPAPSQCSTPPTTYPQPIPHSQPSIQRMVRLSSSDSIGADVTDILSDIAEEASKLPTTNEDCPPIGTPVRDSSSSGHSQSALFDPDVFQTNNSENPYTDPADLIADAAVSPNSDSSNHFFPDGVDFNPDLLNSQSQSGFGEEYFDESSQSGDTDDFKGYASQALTTLGVQVLGADGGENKFKGSNQSDTVDFSIIAAASKALGSSDIMEHHSGGQSPLLSTGDLGKEKSQKRVKEGNGSGSNMAGPGIDGKPGKRSRTPSSDGKSKEKLPKRKKQETDGKSPSHSSSNRPFTPPASTGGSKSPGSSGRSQTPPGVATPPIPKITIQIPKGTVTVGKPSSHGQYTSSGSVTSSSSKSHHSHSSSSSSSSSSSTSGKIKSSKSEGSSGSKMSSSLYSSQGGSSSGQSKSSAQSVGKPGSSPITKHGLSSGSGSTKMKPQGKPSSLMNPSMSKPNISPSHSRPSGGSDKLASPMKPVPGTPPSSKAKSPISSGSGGSHMSGTGSSSSMKSSSGMGSSGSMSQKPPPSSNSSTASSSSFSSSGSSMSSSQNQHGSSKGKSPSRNKKPSLTAVIDKLKHGVVTSGPGGDDPMDGQMGPSSNSSSHTMSSKHNMSGGEFQGKREKSDKEKSKVSVSGGSVDSSKKTSDSKNVGSTGVAKIIISKHDGGSPSIKAKVTLQKPGEGGGDSLRPQMASSKSYGSPLISGSTPKHERCSPSHSKSPAYTPQNIDSESESGSSIAEKSYQNSPSSDDGIRPLPEYSSEKHKKHKKEKKKVKDKDRDRDRDRDKDRDKKKSHSMKPESWSKSPISADQSLSMTSSAILSAERPSRASPEFLIGEEDDDLMDVALIGN; from the exons ATGAAGGCGGCGCCGGGCGGTGCCGAGG AAACGGAGAAGCTGAATAAGATGAGTACCCTCTTAGAAAGACTTCACGCAAAGTACAACCAAAACAGGCCTTGGACAGAAACCATGAAGTTAGTCCGTCAAGTCATG GAAAAGCGAGCTGTGATGAACTCTGGGGGGCACCAACATCTGGTGAGCTGTTTGGAGACTTTGCAGAAAGCATTAAAAG TATCTTCTCTGCCTGCCATGACAGATCGCTTGGAGTCTATAGCTAGACAAAATGG CCTTGGATCTCACCTTAGTGCAAATGGCACTGAATGTTACATCACTTCAGACATGTTCTATGTGGAAGTCCAGTTAGATCCTACAGGGCTGCTGTGTGATGTCAAGGTGGCTCACCATGGAGAAAACCCTGTG agttGTCCAGAATTGGTGCAACATCTGAG agagaaaaattttGATGAATTTTCTAAGCATCTGAGGGGGCTTGTGAACCTGTATAAGTTGCCAGGAGACAA caaacTTAAAACGAAAATGTACTTAGCTCTGCAGTCCTTAGAGTTGGATCTCTCAAAAATGGCAGGGATGTACTG GCAAGCCACCAATGCAAATCCCCTCGACAAGATTCTTCATGGCAGTGTTGGCTATCTCACCCCCAGGAGTGGAG GTCTCCTGATGAATCTCAAGTATTATGTCTCGCCCTATGATTTATTTGAAGATGGCACTGGAGCCCCCGTTATTTTGCATGAGAACAATG TTCCTCGGTCTTTAGGTATGAATGTGTCAGTAACAGTTGAGGGAACCATGGCTATGTACAAACTTCCAATTGCACCACTGATTATGGGCTCTCATCCAGTTGACAGCAAAGG AACTCCGTCTTTCTCGTCAATCACCAGTGCCAACAGCGTGGACTTACCAGCTTGTTTCTTCCTGAAATTCCCACGTCCCATTCCAGTGTCTCGAGCTTTCATTCAGAAACTTCAGGGCTGCACAG GTATTCCATTGTTCGACACGCCACCAACATTTGTACCCTTGTATGAGCTGATCACACAGTTTGAATTATCCAAGGAGGCTGATCCTCTACCTTTAAACCACAATATGCGCTTCTATGCA GCTCTTCCAGGACAGCAGCACTGTTACTTTCTGAACAAAGATGCTCCTCTCCCAGATGGAAGAAGCCTTCAAGGAACTCTGATTAGTAAAATCGCCTTCCAGCACCCTGGACGGGTTCCTCTCATCCTCAATTTGATCAGACATCAGGTGGCGTACAACACACTGATTGGCAGCTGTGTCAAGCGAACAGTTTTGAAAGAAG ATTCTCCTGGGATCTTGCAGTTTGAAGTTTGTCCTCTCTCTGACTCCTGTTTCAGTGTATCCTTTCAGCATCCTGTGAATGACTCCCTAGTGTGTG TGGTAATGGATGTGCAAGACTCTACTCACGTGAACTGTAAGCTGTACAAAGGGCTGTCCGATGCCCTTATCTGTACAGATGATTTCATTGCCAAAGTTGTTCAAAG ATGTATGTCCATTCCTGTCACCATGAGAGCAATTCGTAGAAAAGCAGAAACGATTCAAGCAgacacaccagccctgtccctcatTGCAGAGACAGTAGAAGATATGGTGAAGAAAAATCTtcccccagccagcagcccagg TTTGTTGCAGATCACAGGGAATGTGGGGTCTACCATTGGCTCAAGTCCAACCCCTCCCCATCACACACCACCACCAGTATCCTCACCAGCAAGCAACACCAAGAACCACCCCATGCTCATGAACCTTCTTAAAGAGAATCCCCCTCAGGATTTCTCCACTCTGTATGGGAGCAGCCCTCTCGAAAGGCAGAACTCTTCCTCTGGCTCCCCCAGAATGGAAATGGGCCCTGGGGggaataagcaaaagaaaaaaaaatcccgcaTGCCGGCCGACAAGCCCAAGCATCAGACTGAGGATGATTTCCAGAGGGAGCTCTTTTCAATGGATGTTGACTCCCAGAATCCCATTTTTGATGTCAACATGACTGCAGATACCCTGGACACCCCTCACATTACTCCAGCACCCAGCCAATGCAGCACTCCTCCTACTACATACCCACAGCCTATACCTCACTCGCAGCCCAGTATTCAGAGAATGGTTCGACTTTCTAGTTCGGACAGCATTGGAGCCGATGTTACTGATATCCTTTCGGATATAGCAGAGGAGGCTTCCAAGCTACCCACCACTAATGAGGACTGTCCACCCATTGGTACTCCAGTAAGAGACTCTTCTAGTTCAGGACATTCACAAAGTGCCCTCTTTGACCCGGATGTCTTTCAGACGAACAATAGCGAGAACCCATACACAGATCCAGCAGACCTGATAGCAGATGCTGCTGTGAGCCCCAACAGCGATTcttcaaaccatttttttccagatggaGTAGATTTCAATCCTGACTTGCTGAACAGTCAGAGTCAAAGTGGCTTTGGGGAGGAGTACTTTGATGAGAGTAGTCAGAGTGGAGACACTGATGATTTCAAGGGCTATGCATCCCAGGCTCTAACTACCTTGGGGGTGCAAGTCTTGGGGGCTGATGGGGGGGAAAATAAATTTAAGGGGAGCAATCAGTCCGATACGGTAGATTTTAGTATTATTGCAGCTGCAAGCAAAGCACTGGGGTCCTCTGACATCATGGAGCATCACAGTGGAGGTCAGAGCCCTTTACTGAGTACAGGggatttaggaaaagaaaagtctCAGAAACGCGTAAAGGAAGGCAATGGTTCTGGAAGTAACATGGCAGGTCCTGGGATAGACGGGAAGCCAGGGAAGCGCAGCCGGACGCCATCCAGTGATGGTAAAAGTAAAGAGAAACTTCCAAAGCGGAAAAAGCAGGAGACAGATGGGAAATCTCCATCTCACAGTTCATCAAACAGGCCTTTCACGCCACCAGCAAGCACAGGTGGGTCCAAATCTCCTGGGAGTTCAGGCAGATCTCAGACTCCTCCCGGTGTAGCTACTCCTCCTATTCCAAAAATAACCATTCAGATCCCAAAAGGAACAGTGACTGTTGGCAAACCGTCTTCACATGGCCAGTATACAAGTAGTGGCTCCGtcacctcctccagcagcaaaaGCCATCATAgccattcttcctcctcctcctcctcttcctcctcttcaaccTCAGGCAAAATTAAGAGCAGCAAATCAGAAGGGTCTTCTGGCTCAAAGATGAGCAGCAGCCTCTACTCCAGCCAAGGCGGCTCAAGTTCAGGTCAGTCCAAAAGCTCGGCTCAGTCGGTGGGAAAGCCTGGATCCTCCCCCATCACCAAACATGGCCTCAGCAGCGGTTCTGGAAGTACCAAGATGAAACCTCAAGGAAAGCCATCATCACTTATGAACCCTTCCATGAGTAAACCAAACATCTCTCCGTCTCATTCTAGACCCTCAGGAGGTTCTGACAAGCTTGCTTCTCCCATGAAACCTGTCCCAGGTACTCCCCCATCATCTAAAGCAAAGTCACCTATCAGTTCAGGTTCCGGAGGCTCCCATATGTCTGGGACTGGATCAAGCTCAAGTATGAAATCGTCTTCAGGAATGGGATCTTCTGGGTCCATGTCACAGAAACCACCTCCTTCATCAAATTCTTCGACGgcatcttcatcttccttttcGTCTAGTGGGTCTTCCATGTCTTCCTCTCAAAACCAGCATGGAAGTTCCAAAGGCAAGTCTCCAAGCAGAAACAAGAAGCCATCTCTGACTGCAGTCATAGACAAACTTAAACATGGGGTTGTCACTAGCGGGCCTGGTGGAGATGACCCAATGGATGGACAAATGGGGCCAAGTTCCAATTCCTCAAGCCATACTATGTCCTCCAAACATAATATGTCTGGAGGTGAGTTCCAGGGCAAGCGTGAGAAGAGTGACAAAGAGAAATCTAAAGTCTCTGTTTCTGGAGGATCTGTTGACTCTTCCAAGAAGACTTCAGATTCCAAAAACGTTGGAAGCACTGGAGTGGCCAAAATTATCATCAGCAAACACGATGGTGGTTCCCCTAGCATTAAAGCCAAAGTAACTTTGCAGAAacctggggaaggaggtggggatAGCCTAAGGCCTCAGATGGCTTCTTCCAAAAGCTATGGGTCCCCTCTAATCAGTGGATCTACTCCAAAACACGAACGCTGCTCTCCCagccacagtaagtcaccagcaTACACTCCCCAAAACATAGACAGTGAGAGTGAGTCGGGCTCTTCCATAGCAGAGAAATCCTATcagaacagccccagctctgacGATGGCATTAGGCCTTTGCCTGAATATAGCTCAGAAAAACACAAGAAgcacaaaaaagagaagaaaaaagtgaaagacaaaGACCGGGACAGAGATCGGGATCGAGATAAAGACAGAGACAAGAAGAAATCTCACAGCATGAAGCCGGAGAGCTGGTCCAAGTCCCCAATTTCAGCTGACCAGTCTCTCTCCATGACAAGCAGTGCTATCCTTTCGGCTGAGCGACCATCCCGGGCTAGCCCTGAGTTTTTGATCGGGGAAGAAGATGACGATCTCATGGATGTTGCTTTAATTGGCAATTAA
- the MED1 gene encoding mediator of RNA polymerase II transcription subunit 1 isoform X4: MFFPFQSCPELVQHLREKNFDEFSKHLRGLVNLYKLPGDNKLKTKMYLALQSLELDLSKMAGMYWQATNANPLDKILHGSVGYLTPRSGGLLMNLKYYVSPYDLFEDGTGAPVILHENNVPRSLGMNVSVTVEGTMAMYKLPIAPLIMGSHPVDSKGTPSFSSITSANSVDLPACFFLKFPRPIPVSRAFIQKLQGCTGIPLFDTPPTFVPLYELITQFELSKEADPLPLNHNMRFYAALPGQQHCYFLNKDAPLPDGRSLQGTLISKIAFQHPGRVPLILNLIRHQVAYNTLIGSCVKRTVLKEDSPGILQFEVCPLSDSCFSVSFQHPVNDSLVCVVMDVQDSTHVNCKLYKGLSDALICTDDFIAKVVQRCMSIPVTMRAIRRKAETIQADTPALSLIAETVEDMVKKNLPPASSPGYGMTTGSNPMSGTTTPTNTFPGGPITTLFNMSISMKERHDSVGHGEDFSKVSQNPILTSLLQITGNVGSTIGSSPTPPHHTPPPVSSPASNTKNHPMLMNLLKENPPQDFSTLYGSSPLERQNSSSGSPRMEMGPGGNKQKKKKSRMPADKPKHQTEDDFQRELFSMDVDSQNPIFDVNMTADTLDTPHITPAPSQCSTPPTTYPQPIPHSQPSIQRMVRLSSSDSIGADVTDILSDIAEEASKLPTTNEDCPPIGTPVRDSSSSGHSQSALFDPDVFQTNNSENPYTDPADLIADAAVSPNSDSSNHFFPDGVDFNPDLLNSQSQSGFGEEYFDESSQSGDTDDFKGYASQALTTLGVQVLGADGGENKFKGSNQSDTVDFSIIAAASKALGSSDIMEHHSGGQSPLLSTGDLGKEKSQKRVKEGNGSGSNMAGPGIDGKPGKRSRTPSSDGKSKEKLPKRKKQETDGKSPSHSSSNRPFTPPASTGGSKSPGSSGRSQTPPGVATPPIPKITIQIPKGTVTVGKPSSHGQYTSSGSVTSSSSKSHHSHSSSSSSSSSSSTSGKIKSSKSEGSSGSKMSSSLYSSQGGSSSGQSKSSAQSVGKPGSSPITKHGLSSGSGSTKMKPQGKPSSLMNPSMSKPNISPSHSRPSGGSDKLASPMKPVPGTPPSSKAKSPISSGSGGSHMSGTGSSSSMKSSSGMGSSGSMSQKPPPSSNSSTASSSSFSSSGSSMSSSQNQHGSSKGKSPSRNKKPSLTAVIDKLKHGVVTSGPGGDDPMDGQMGPSSNSSSHTMSSKHNMSGGEFQGKREKSDKEKSKVSVSGGSVDSSKKTSDSKNVGSTGVAKIIISKHDGGSPSIKAKVTLQKPGEGGGDSLRPQMASSKSYGSPLISGSTPKHERCSPSHSKSPAYTPQNIDSESESGSSIAEKSYQNSPSSDDGIRPLPEYSSEKHKKHKKEKKKVKDKDRDRDRDRDKDRDKKKSHSMKPESWSKSPISADQSLSMTSSAILSAERPSRASPEFLIGEEDDDLMDVALIGN; the protein is encoded by the exons ATgttctttccttttcagagttGTCCAGAATTGGTGCAACATCTGAG agagaaaaattttGATGAATTTTCTAAGCATCTGAGGGGGCTTGTGAACCTGTATAAGTTGCCAGGAGACAA caaacTTAAAACGAAAATGTACTTAGCTCTGCAGTCCTTAGAGTTGGATCTCTCAAAAATGGCAGGGATGTACTG GCAAGCCACCAATGCAAATCCCCTCGACAAGATTCTTCATGGCAGTGTTGGCTATCTCACCCCCAGGAGTGGAG GTCTCCTGATGAATCTCAAGTATTATGTCTCGCCCTATGATTTATTTGAAGATGGCACTGGAGCCCCCGTTATTTTGCATGAGAACAATG TTCCTCGGTCTTTAGGTATGAATGTGTCAGTAACAGTTGAGGGAACCATGGCTATGTACAAACTTCCAATTGCACCACTGATTATGGGCTCTCATCCAGTTGACAGCAAAGG AACTCCGTCTTTCTCGTCAATCACCAGTGCCAACAGCGTGGACTTACCAGCTTGTTTCTTCCTGAAATTCCCACGTCCCATTCCAGTGTCTCGAGCTTTCATTCAGAAACTTCAGGGCTGCACAG GTATTCCATTGTTCGACACGCCACCAACATTTGTACCCTTGTATGAGCTGATCACACAGTTTGAATTATCCAAGGAGGCTGATCCTCTACCTTTAAACCACAATATGCGCTTCTATGCA GCTCTTCCAGGACAGCAGCACTGTTACTTTCTGAACAAAGATGCTCCTCTCCCAGATGGAAGAAGCCTTCAAGGAACTCTGATTAGTAAAATCGCCTTCCAGCACCCTGGACGGGTTCCTCTCATCCTCAATTTGATCAGACATCAGGTGGCGTACAACACACTGATTGGCAGCTGTGTCAAGCGAACAGTTTTGAAAGAAG ATTCTCCTGGGATCTTGCAGTTTGAAGTTTGTCCTCTCTCTGACTCCTGTTTCAGTGTATCCTTTCAGCATCCTGTGAATGACTCCCTAGTGTGTG TGGTAATGGATGTGCAAGACTCTACTCACGTGAACTGTAAGCTGTACAAAGGGCTGTCCGATGCCCTTATCTGTACAGATGATTTCATTGCCAAAGTTGTTCAAAG ATGTATGTCCATTCCTGTCACCATGAGAGCAATTCGTAGAAAAGCAGAAACGATTCAAGCAgacacaccagccctgtccctcatTGCAGAGACAGTAGAAGATATGGTGAAGAAAAATCTtcccccagccagcagcccaggGTATGGCATGACCACAGGCAGCAACCCAATGAGTGGTACCACTACCCCAACAAACACTTTTCCTGGGGGGCCCATCACTACTTTGTTTAACATGAGCATAAGCATGAAAGAGAGGCATGACTCGGTGGGCCATGGGGAGGACTTCAGCAAGGTCTCTCAGAACCCTATTCTCACTAGTTTGTTGCAGATCACAGGGAATGTGGGGTCTACCATTGGCTCAAGTCCAACCCCTCCCCATCACACACCACCACCAGTATCCTCACCAGCAAGCAACACCAAGAACCACCCCATGCTCATGAACCTTCTTAAAGAGAATCCCCCTCAGGATTTCTCCACTCTGTATGGGAGCAGCCCTCTCGAAAGGCAGAACTCTTCCTCTGGCTCCCCCAGAATGGAAATGGGCCCTGGGGggaataagcaaaagaaaaaaaaatcccgcaTGCCGGCCGACAAGCCCAAGCATCAGACTGAGGATGATTTCCAGAGGGAGCTCTTTTCAATGGATGTTGACTCCCAGAATCCCATTTTTGATGTCAACATGACTGCAGATACCCTGGACACCCCTCACATTACTCCAGCACCCAGCCAATGCAGCACTCCTCCTACTACATACCCACAGCCTATACCTCACTCGCAGCCCAGTATTCAGAGAATGGTTCGACTTTCTAGTTCGGACAGCATTGGAGCCGATGTTACTGATATCCTTTCGGATATAGCAGAGGAGGCTTCCAAGCTACCCACCACTAATGAGGACTGTCCACCCATTGGTACTCCAGTAAGAGACTCTTCTAGTTCAGGACATTCACAAAGTGCCCTCTTTGACCCGGATGTCTTTCAGACGAACAATAGCGAGAACCCATACACAGATCCAGCAGACCTGATAGCAGATGCTGCTGTGAGCCCCAACAGCGATTcttcaaaccatttttttccagatggaGTAGATTTCAATCCTGACTTGCTGAACAGTCAGAGTCAAAGTGGCTTTGGGGAGGAGTACTTTGATGAGAGTAGTCAGAGTGGAGACACTGATGATTTCAAGGGCTATGCATCCCAGGCTCTAACTACCTTGGGGGTGCAAGTCTTGGGGGCTGATGGGGGGGAAAATAAATTTAAGGGGAGCAATCAGTCCGATACGGTAGATTTTAGTATTATTGCAGCTGCAAGCAAAGCACTGGGGTCCTCTGACATCATGGAGCATCACAGTGGAGGTCAGAGCCCTTTACTGAGTACAGGggatttaggaaaagaaaagtctCAGAAACGCGTAAAGGAAGGCAATGGTTCTGGAAGTAACATGGCAGGTCCTGGGATAGACGGGAAGCCAGGGAAGCGCAGCCGGACGCCATCCAGTGATGGTAAAAGTAAAGAGAAACTTCCAAAGCGGAAAAAGCAGGAGACAGATGGGAAATCTCCATCTCACAGTTCATCAAACAGGCCTTTCACGCCACCAGCAAGCACAGGTGGGTCCAAATCTCCTGGGAGTTCAGGCAGATCTCAGACTCCTCCCGGTGTAGCTACTCCTCCTATTCCAAAAATAACCATTCAGATCCCAAAAGGAACAGTGACTGTTGGCAAACCGTCTTCACATGGCCAGTATACAAGTAGTGGCTCCGtcacctcctccagcagcaaaaGCCATCATAgccattcttcctcctcctcctcctcttcctcctcttcaaccTCAGGCAAAATTAAGAGCAGCAAATCAGAAGGGTCTTCTGGCTCAAAGATGAGCAGCAGCCTCTACTCCAGCCAAGGCGGCTCAAGTTCAGGTCAGTCCAAAAGCTCGGCTCAGTCGGTGGGAAAGCCTGGATCCTCCCCCATCACCAAACATGGCCTCAGCAGCGGTTCTGGAAGTACCAAGATGAAACCTCAAGGAAAGCCATCATCACTTATGAACCCTTCCATGAGTAAACCAAACATCTCTCCGTCTCATTCTAGACCCTCAGGAGGTTCTGACAAGCTTGCTTCTCCCATGAAACCTGTCCCAGGTACTCCCCCATCATCTAAAGCAAAGTCACCTATCAGTTCAGGTTCCGGAGGCTCCCATATGTCTGGGACTGGATCAAGCTCAAGTATGAAATCGTCTTCAGGAATGGGATCTTCTGGGTCCATGTCACAGAAACCACCTCCTTCATCAAATTCTTCGACGgcatcttcatcttccttttcGTCTAGTGGGTCTTCCATGTCTTCCTCTCAAAACCAGCATGGAAGTTCCAAAGGCAAGTCTCCAAGCAGAAACAAGAAGCCATCTCTGACTGCAGTCATAGACAAACTTAAACATGGGGTTGTCACTAGCGGGCCTGGTGGAGATGACCCAATGGATGGACAAATGGGGCCAAGTTCCAATTCCTCAAGCCATACTATGTCCTCCAAACATAATATGTCTGGAGGTGAGTTCCAGGGCAAGCGTGAGAAGAGTGACAAAGAGAAATCTAAAGTCTCTGTTTCTGGAGGATCTGTTGACTCTTCCAAGAAGACTTCAGATTCCAAAAACGTTGGAAGCACTGGAGTGGCCAAAATTATCATCAGCAAACACGATGGTGGTTCCCCTAGCATTAAAGCCAAAGTAACTTTGCAGAAacctggggaaggaggtggggatAGCCTAAGGCCTCAGATGGCTTCTTCCAAAAGCTATGGGTCCCCTCTAATCAGTGGATCTACTCCAAAACACGAACGCTGCTCTCCCagccacagtaagtcaccagcaTACACTCCCCAAAACATAGACAGTGAGAGTGAGTCGGGCTCTTCCATAGCAGAGAAATCCTATcagaacagccccagctctgacGATGGCATTAGGCCTTTGCCTGAATATAGCTCAGAAAAACACAAGAAgcacaaaaaagagaagaaaaaagtgaaagacaaaGACCGGGACAGAGATCGGGATCGAGATAAAGACAGAGACAAGAAGAAATCTCACAGCATGAAGCCGGAGAGCTGGTCCAAGTCCCCAATTTCAGCTGACCAGTCTCTCTCCATGACAAGCAGTGCTATCCTTTCGGCTGAGCGACCATCCCGGGCTAGCCCTGAGTTTTTGATCGGGGAAGAAGATGACGATCTCATGGATGTTGCTTTAATTGGCAATTAA